The DNA sequence TAGTGGTAGGAAAAAACGGGATGCAACTACTACTAATTATGAAgagtatgaaaaaaaattttataaagaaCTGAAAGGAACTAAATATAAAGTTGTCAATAACTttttagaaaaattaaatgatgaagatgtatgcacaaaaaataatgacaTAAAAGATGGAGGAAATATCGATTTCAAAAACGTTCATAGTGGTAGTGCAAAAAAGGgtgatggtaataataaaacattttatcGTACAAAATATTGCGAAGCATGTCCGTGGTGCGGGGCGGAAAAAGTAGAAGGTGGATGGAAAGCTAAAGAAGAAAACTGTTCACAAACAAAGGATTACGATCCTGATAAAACTACCACTATAGAAATACTTACCGGTGATACAAGAAAAAGTGATATggtacaaaaatataaaaagttttGTAATGGTAATGGTGGAAATGGTGAAAAAAGTGCAACTCCTAATGCAACTAGTCGTGAAAAAGGTAAAAAGGGTGATCAAATGGAAAAATGGATATGttattatgatgaaaataaagagAAAAAGTATGGCAGTGATGCCATTAATTTTTGTGTACTACAAGATGGAAAACAGCATAGGAAGGAACAAAAGGTTACGTCCTATAATGCATTTTTTTGGAAGTGGGTTCATGATATGTTACATGATTCTGTAGAGTGGAGAGAAAGACTTAATAGTTGTATAAATAATGCCAAATCACAAAATTGTAAAAACAATGAGAAATGTAATAAAGAATGTGGTTGTTTTGAAAAATGggttaaacaaaaaaaagaaaaggaatgGGAGGCAATAAAAGACCATTTTGGCAAGCAAAAAGATATTATAGAGCAAACAGGATGTGATGCTGGCGTAACTCTTGCAGCTGTTTTGAAATTAGAATTTTTGAATGAAGATACCGAAGAAAAATCCGAAAAAGGTCTGGATGCAGAGGAGGCAAAGGAAATAAAACACCTTCGCCAAATGTTGGAACAAGCAGGCGTTCGTGATCTTGCTGCTGTTGGTGGTCCGTGTACTGAAGGTGGTGTCGCTGAACAGAACACTATAATGGATAAATTTCTCGATGAGGAATTAAAAGAAGCAGAACAATGCAAAAACTGCCCAAAACCAAAAGCACAACAAGAAGGTCCTGGTGGCGCTCGTTCCGCCGACTCACCACCTGCCGGCACAGAAGACCACCCCGACGCCGAAGACGATGATGACGAAGACGACGATGACGACGACGATGAAGACGAAGAAGAAGAGGAGGAGGAAGAGGATCCGCAATGTAAAACAGTGAATGATATACTTAGCACAGATGATAGAACGAAACAAGTAGGAGATTgtcatgaaaaaaattatggtaAGAATGGTCCCGATTGGAAATGCGGAGATCTAACATTAGTGGACGACACGAAAGTATGTATGCCTCCTAGAAGACAAAAactatgtttatattatatagcaCATGAGAgtgaaacaaaaaatatagaaacaCAAGATGATTTAAGAGACGCTTTTATTAGAACTGCAGCAGCAGAAACTTTTCTCTCATGGCAATATTATAAGATTAAGAATGGTGCTGACGCTAAACAATTAGATAATGGCACTATCCCTGAAGAATTTTTGCGATCCATGTACTTTACATATGGAGATTATAGagatatatgtttaaatacAGACATTTCAAAAACAGTAAATGATGTAGCTAAGGCAAAAGATAAAATAGGTAAATTTTTCTCAAAAGATGGCAGCAAATCTCCTAGTGGTACAACTACACCGCAAGACTGGTGGCAAACATATGGAAAAGATATTTGGAAAGGAATGATATGTGCCTTAACACATGGAGTCACAAATACggagaaaaaaacaaaaatcaAAAACGACTACTCATACGATAAAGTGAACCAATCCCAAAATGGCAACCCTTCCCTTGAGGACTTTGCTAAAAAACCTCAATTTTTACGTTGGATGATAGAATGGGGAGAAGAGTTTTGCGCCGAACGTGGGAAATTAGAACAGAATATAGGGAAAAGTTGTAATGGAATAAATCCTATTCAGTATTGTAGTGATAACAGACATCCTTGTAACAAAGCATgtgatgaatataaaaattatgttgaaacaaaacaaaaagaatttAGAGGACAAACTACTAAATTTGTTAGAGATGCAAACTTGGAAAATGCAGATCAAGAATATAAAGATTATAAGACAACACAAGGTCCATCTAAACAGGGGAATGATTATCTGAAAGATAaatgtgataataaaaaatgttcttGTATGGAAGGAAATGTTCTTACAGACGTGTCAAGTAAAAAACCGTTTGGAATATATGCCCATAAATATTCTGAGAAATGTAATTGTCTTGGTGCAAAATTCGTACCTACGAATGTACCACCTGCACCACCACCACAACCACCACCTCCACCAGCGATACCAGCACCAGCAACAACACCCGGGGTGAATCCATGTGAAATAGTAAACACACTATTTAGTGACACAAACAAATTTAAAGACGCATGTACCCTCAAATATGGCCCAAAGGCACCCACAAGTTGGAAATGTATACCAACAGGAAACACAAGTAATGAGGGTGCAGCCACAGATAGTGAGGGTAGTGACGCCAAAAGTCGTCACAAACGTGATCTCGCCCCATCTAGTGGTAGTAACCAGGGTTCCATTTGTGTGCCACCCAGGAGGCGAAAATTATATGTCACACCACTAACGAAGTGGGCGGAGGAGACCACGAAGGGGTCGAAGTCACAGGAGAGTGGTAAGGCAGAAGGTACTAGTGAGAGTAGTGGTAGTGAAGCGTCGTCACCAGGTGGAACGTCGTCACAAGGTGAGAAGTCACCACAAGGTCTTTCCACTCCGGCGTCAACTTCGTCGCCGTCCAACTCACGCGACGACGACTTGCTTAAAGCCTTCGTGGAAAGTGCTGCTGTGGAAACTTTTTTCTTATGGCATAAGTATAAAATGGATAAACAAAAGGAATTGGacgaaaagaaaaaacaacaaCGAGAAAGTGGATTAGTAGGTGCCCTCGACGGAAACAGTGGAAACGTCGACGACGAAGACAAAGACCCCCAAAAGAAATTAGAAAAAGGAGATATCCCTGAGGAGTTTAAACGTCAGATGTTTTATACATTAGGTGATTATAGAGATATTTTGGTACGAGGTGGTAACACAAGTGACAGTGGTAACACAAATGGTagtaacaacaacaatattGTGATTGAAGCAAGTGGTGACAAACAGGAtgaaatgaagaaaatacaaaaagCTATAgatgaacatataaatagtCTCAAACAAGCTGCTAGTGTCCCCAACCCTCAACGCCCCGGCcaacaacaacaaaataGTAGTTTAACACGTGAAACCTTGTGGAAAGAACACGCCCCTTCCATTTGGGAAGGAATGATATGTGCACTAACATACAAAGAAAAtgacgaaaaaaaaatagtaaaGGATAATGAAGTGTACGAGAAATTTTTTGGCACCACCCCTGGCACAACTAGTGGCAAATACAAAGAAAAATACGAATATAACACCGTCAAACTCGACGAAAATAGTGACACAGAAGCCAAAGACACTAAAGCCACAGCCCCTAGTGATAACACCCCCACATTCCTATCCCACTTTGTGTTACGCCCCCCTTATTTCCGATACCTTGAAGAATGGGGCGAAACATTTTGTaaagaaaggaaaaagaagTTGGCACAAATTAAAGTGGATTGTAAAGTGGATAGTGCTGATTACAAATGTAGTGGTTATGGGGAAGAGTGTAAAATAGAagatatatcaaatatagGAGTTTTTGCGGATTTAAAATGTCCAGGTTGTGGAAGAGAatgtagaaaatataaaaaatggatagaaagaaaaaaaatagaatttGGGGAACAAAAAAGTGCATATGttaaacaaaaaacaaaatgcaAAGAGGAAAGTGGGGGTGGTGGTAATGGAGTTTGCGGAACAGTAAAAACGTGCGATACAGCTGCACAATTTTTAGAAAGGTTAGGACcatgtaaaaataatgataatggaGAAGGTAAAATAGAGTTTAATGAACAAAGTGAAACATTTAAACATACAAAACATTGTGATCCATGTTCTTCATTTAAAATAGATTGTCGAAATGGTAAATGCAAGAGTGGTGATACAAAAGGGAAGTGCGATGGAATAACGACTATTGATGCAAAAGAAATTGCAAAAATGATAAGTTCTACTCCAGATGTTGTTATGCGTGTTAGTGATAACGATACAAACACATTTGAAGGTGATGATTTAAAGGTTTGTGAAGGTAAAGGTATCTTTAAAGGCATTAGAAAAGAAGAATGGAAATGTCGTAATGAATGTGGTTTAGATGTATGTGGTCTTAAAAAAGGAGATAATAATGGTAAATTAGATgataaacaaattatattaattagaGCATTGATTAAAAGATGgttagaatattttttagaagattataataaaattaaacataaaatttctgattgtataaataatggtgaaggaaatatatgtaaaagaGATTGtcaaaataaatgtaattgTGTTGGAGAATGGATAAAGTTGAAAAAGGAAGAatgggaaaaaataaaaaaacattacctagaaaaaaataaagaggGTGACAATGACATGAAATCTTCGGTTAGAAATTTTTTGGAGAAATTTGAACATCGACCTGAATTTAACAAAGCTATAAAACCTTGTAAAGGTTTAACGCAGTTCGAGAGTTTTTGTGGTCTTAATGGCGATAAACCCTCACAAAATGGTCATCAGGATGCTATAGATTGTATGATTAAAAAGCTTGAAGATAAAATAACATCTTGTTTATCCTCAACTAGTGGCGAACAAACAGAAACAGAGTGTCAGGAACACACACCCCTACCTGATGATGAGGACTTACTCCTTGAAGAAACTGAAAACCCAGTGGGAAAACAACAACCATCATTTTGTCCGAAAgtggaagaaaaaaaagaaacagtGGATGAAGGCAAGTGTGGCGAAGACACTTCTGAACCCAAAAAAACGGAAGATGAAgaatctaaaaaaaaaaaagatgaaagtACCCCAGATTCACCAGAACCACCTCCTCCAGCAACCCCGGAAGCAccaaaagaagaaaaaaaagtggAACCACAACCCCAACCACAACCAACAACCCCCCAAATAGTGGATAAAACCCCCGCCCTTGTGACCTCCACCCTCGCCTGGAGCGTTGGCATCGGTTTTGCGGCATtcacttatttttttctaaaggtattaaatatatatatatatatgtggataTATATGCgttttgtgtatatatatgtattagtgtgtttggatatatatatatatgtggatGTATATGTGTTTCTGTATATGTGTTTTTGGATATCTATGTGTTGGTATgtttggatatatatttgtgtatatgtatgtgttttatatatatattttatatatatgtatttatattaaaaaagaaatataaaaaaaaatttattaaaataaaaaaaaaaaagaaaaagattttaaaaataataaaaattataataaaaatataaattttgatagaataaaaaatgaaaaatattatcaaaaaaaaattaaaaaaaattttatatataaaaaaaatttattagaaataaaataaaaacaaatttattaaataaaaacaaaaaaaaaaaaaaaaaaaaatgttaaaagaaaaacaaaaatttattaaaaaaaaataaaaaatttttaaaaaaaaaaaaaaata is a window from the Plasmodium falciparum 3D7 genome assembly, chromosome: 4 genome containing:
- a CDS encoding erythrocyte membrane protein 1, PfEMP1; translation: MVRTGGSGGGGVDKDGIDHQSAKHLLDSIGKKVHDQVKNGADGTGASGDAKNYIDDLKGDLQKAPNINPKLIGTDDPCKLVEDYYNNHVNGDGKGERYPCTELSGKKFQNPFSDTLGGQCTNSKMRSGCEGACAPYRRLHLCHHNLESIETTSKTASDTLLLEVCMAAKYEGQSINTHYTKHEHSNKDSPSQLCTVLARSFADIGDIVRGKDLFYGNTYESARREKLENKLKEVFGKIHGGLSEEAKKKYQDGDGNYYQLREDWWTANRETVWKAITCEVKSGNNYFRATCGDEKNPSLTSKQCRCDKDKAGKPIKGSGNVNIVPTYFDYVPQYLRWFEEWAEDFCRLRKHKLKDAIKKCRGKNGEEKYCDLNRYDCKNTASGKHVFFEDFDCKDCQYSCAPFVDWIDNQKLEFLKQRKKYTKEITSGGSCGGSGRKKRDATTTNYEEYEKKFYKELKGTKYKVVNNFLEKLNDEDVCTKNNDIKDGGNIDFKNVHSGSAKKGDGNNKTFYRTKYCEACPWCGAEKVEGGWKAKEENCSQTKDYDPDKTTTIEILTGDTRKSDMVQKYKKFCNGNGGNGEKSATPNATSREKGKKGDQMEKWICYYDENKEKKYGSDAINFCVLQDGKQHRKEQKVTSYNAFFWKWVHDMLHDSVEWRERLNSCINNAKSQNCKNNEKCNKECGCFEKWVKQKKEKEWEAIKDHFGKQKDIIEQTGCDAGVTLAAVLKLEFLNEDTEEKSEKGLDAEEAKEIKHLRQMLEQAGVRDLAAVGGPCTEGGVAEQNTIMDKFLDEELKEAEQCKNCPKPKAQQEGPGGARSADSPPAGTEDHPDAEDDDDEDDDDDDDEDEEEEEEEEDPQCKTVNDILSTDDRTKQVGDCHEKNYGKNGPDWKCGDLTLVDDTKVCMPPRRQKLCLYYIAHESETKNIETQDDLRDAFIRTAAAETFLSWQYYKIKNGADAKQLDNGTIPEEFLRSMYFTYGDYRDICLNTDISKTVNDVAKAKDKIGKFFSKDGSKSPSGTTTPQDWWQTYGKDIWKGMICALTHGVTNTEKKTKIKNDYSYDKVNQSQNGNPSLEDFAKKPQFLRWMIEWGEEFCAERGKLEQNIGKSCNGINPIQYCSDNRHPCNKACDEYKNYVETKQKEFRGQTTKFVRDANLENADQEYKDYKTTQGPSKQGNDYLKDKCDNKKCSCMEGNVLTDVSSKKPFGIYAHKYSEKCNCLGAKFVPTNVPPAPPPQPPPPPAIPAPATTPGVNPCEIVNTLFSDTNKFKDACTLKYGPKAPTSWKCIPTGNTSNEGAATDSEGSDAKSRHKRDLAPSSGSNQGSICVPPRRRKLYVTPLTKWAEETTKGSKSQESGKAEGTSESSGSEASSPGGTSSQGEKSPQGLSTPASTSSPSNSRDDDLLKAFVESAAVETFFLWHKYKMDKQKELDEKKKQQRESGLVGALDGNSGNVDDEDKDPQKKLEKGDIPEEFKRQMFYTLGDYRDILVRGGNTSDSGNTNGSNNNNIVIEASGDKQDEMKKIQKAIDEHINSLKQAASVPNPQRPGQQQQNSSLTRETLWKEHAPSIWEGMICALTYKENDEKKIVKDNEVYEKFFGTTPGTTSGKYKEKYEYNTVKLDENSDTEAKDTKATAPSDNTPTFLSHFVLRPPYFRYLEEWGETFCKERKKKLAQIKVDCKVDSADYKCSGYGEECKIEDISNIGVFADLKCPGCGRECRKYKKWIERKKIEFGEQKSAYVKQKTKCKEESGGGGNGVCGTVKTCDTAAQFLERLGPCKNNDNGEGKIEFNEQSETFKHTKHCDPCSSFKIDCRNGKCKSGDTKGKCDGITTIDAKEIAKMISSTPDVVMRVSDNDTNTFEGDDLKVCEGKGIFKGIRKEEWKCRNECGLDVCGLKKGDNNGKLDDKQIILIRALIKRWLEYFLEDYNKIKHKISDCINNGEGNICKRDCQNKCNCVGEWIKLKKEEWEKIKKHYLEKNKEGDNDMKSSVRNFLEKFEHRPEFNKAIKPCKGLTQFESFCGLNGDKPSQNGHQDAIDCMIKKLEDKITSCLSSTSGEQTETECQEHTPLPDDEDLLLEETENPVGKQQPSFCPKVEEKKETVDEGKCGEDTSEPKKTEDEESKKKKDESTPDSPEPPPPATPEAPKEEKKVEPQPQPQPTTPQIVDKTPALVTSTLAWSVGIGFAAFTYFFLKKKTKSTIDLLRVINIPKSDYDIPTKLSPNRYIPYTSGKYRGKRYIYLEGDSGTDSGYTDHYSDITSSSESEYEEMDINDIYAPRAPKYKTLIEVVLEPSGNNTTASGNNTTASGNNTTASGNNTTASGKNTPSDTQNDIQSDGIPSSKITDNEWNTLKDEFISQYIQSEQPKDVPNDYSSGDIPFNTQHNTLYFDKPDEKPFITSIHDRNLYTGEEYNYDMSTNSGNNDLYNGKNNLYSGQNNVYSGIDPTSDNRGLTSGKHDSYSGIDLINDTLSGNQHIDIYDEVLKRKENELFGTNHVKHTTINRFAKPARDDPLHNQLELFHTWLDRHRNMCEKWNNKEELLDKLKEEWENETHSGNTHPSDSNKTLNTDVSIQIDMDNPKPINQFTNMDINVDTPTMDNMEDDIYYDVNDHDTSTVDSNTMDVPSKVQIEMDVNTKLVKEKYPIADVWDI